Proteins encoded together in one Prunus dulcis chromosome 3, ALMONDv2, whole genome shotgun sequence window:
- the LOC117620942 gene encoding probable disease resistance RPP8-like protein 2 — MEFNYAETTGAQSFISTTDDAERPAAPTAQPFRFTYWESTEPPALTIIINDNGLLGLLQVVVSIAEAGSPIKRFAFYDSFLKHVRFLVMFAVFLLGRYVSHIPLYLVFFCISIISLLFLYIYIHYVPFLILEDDIMWIRRELRLLNAILDDAAKVAGLRDQIDTRTIEILDRRIYRDEDTYSGEATIQGLKDVEAKWVAKTRSVVKRANALVAAFEKQRRRDSPMIHRICFGTISEKVKQVEWLITETKQLKEEINERIKMKVDRGINICESLEGSISKMRSLVDRPSPIYESSRQQKWVESERRVEASARLTFSIAQKINNLMTQEPDEQTHSIYLRLMLLYPFLKDIEEFCFESEIEEAWVEEMEEVIKQAQPAIESFLLQRPEHQFKWLSIIDNWKARRKLKEDIRCIDSPFTELLERKERYGLRFMRRGSSKFVNESRDGIISPVPRMIHSYLRAKPDISREVHGKLGLLCTHLHDMNKLVDDAEMIERRYISRMAWLELEQVSNIVKRAENSVQTFMKSSKNVRIKQIQFRTNAETMLWREIGQMENTVNLVTRTIKACNIKFTKESNSVVGLEEDVHELVSRLTTNNEHHRFISIFGIEGIGKTTLAKEIYNHADVATHFPQRVWISLPGESIESWVQKVRDNERYLIILDNISTKEELEAAREVESQVASPSGSRILLTIRDRNLVPEISSPPHHLPLRTKEESWKLLNQMVHFRPKEEVKAKEILGKCGGFPLAIVRLGYLIYWNAVNDVEELERMIKQKEKPMLETYPTTIESIKGSLPESDLHMFKCLSYLKLFPMEIEIPARRLIALWIAEGLVKVEKKTESPESEDVANVYPESEDVANEYLTELINRDMIQVVKRKLNGTVKTCCLPYSLRELELYKSSGWIVNFKRNNPSTTSIPGKSSRNDYRGLPSILTFDTREEEVGNFLRKSIADGCFRRLQVLDLERLFRPKLPDKLVKLRQLRYLGLRWTCLGSIPSSIGKLVKLQTLDMKHTSVRTLPRSIWKLQELRNLYLNQNCRSRLEHHQGVNSLQNLRTLWGLFVDKDSPLKDGLDKVTNLRKLGLAFQLGQEEQKALANWIKKLKYLKSLRIRSIGKTGEPCDLMCMPLKDLNHLSSLNLFGKLTSSTIAECEFLRNLTDLTLSASSLKDDPMHKLGRLPNLKLLCFYSDSYIGEKMHCLADGFPQLLVLRLWNLVNLVVWDVEEKAMQKLRELEIRSCKNLEILTGLEHLKTLLELKLTDMPQALAEKFAKNKRQLWDDVLHSPTIIAAN; from the coding sequence ATGGAATTTAACTATGCAGAAACAACTGGTGCTCAGTCATTCATATCCACAACTGATGATGCAGAGAGACCTGCTGCTCCTACAGCTCAGCCTTTCCGATTTACGTACTGGGAGAGTACTGAACCTCCAGCATTGACGATCATCATCAATGATAACGGATTGCTTGGGTTACTTCAGGTTGTGGTTAGCATAGCAGAGGCGGGGAGCCCCATCAAGCGCTTTGCATTCTATGATTCCTTTCTCAAACATGTTCGCTTTTTGGTGATGTTTGCGGTGTTCCTTCTTGGCCGGTATGTTAGCCATATACCGTTGTATCTGGTGTTCTTCTGCATCTCTATAATTAGCCTGTTGTTTCTCTACATCTACATCCACTATGTGCCGTTTCTCATTTTAGAAGACGACATCATGTGGATTCGAAGAGAGTTGAGGTTACTGAATGCTATTTTAGATGATGCAGCAAAAGTGGCGGGTTTAAGGGATCAGATAGATACCAGAACAATAGAAATCCTGGATCGAAGGATTTACCGTGATGAAGACACTTACTCTGGTGAAGCAACTATACAAGGGTTAAAAGATGTTGAGGCAAAATGGGTGGCCAAAACCAGATCCGTAGTTAAAAGAGCAAATGCTTTAGTGGCAGCCTTTGAGAAACAGAGGAGAAGAGACTCCCCCATGATCCACAGAATATGTTTCGGCACAATCAGTGAGAAGGTGAAGCAGGTAGAATGGCTTATAACTGAAACTAAGCAACTTAAGGAGGAAATAAATGAGCGCATTAAAATGAAGGTGGATCGTGGGATTAACATATGTGAATCGCTGGAGGGGTCGATATCTAAAATGAGAAGCCTTGTAGACAGACCCAGCCCCATTTATGAAAGCAGTCGTCAACAAAAATGGGTAGAGTCTGAAAGGCGAGTTGAAGCATCAGCTCGTTTGACTTTCTCCATTGCACAGAAGATCAATAATCTTATGACTCAAGAACCAGATGAGCAAACACATTCAATATATCTGCGGTTGATGTTACTGTATCCCTTTCTGAAAGATATAGAAGAATTTTGTTTCGAAAGTGAAATTGAAGAGGCTTGGGTGGAGGAAATGGAAGAGGTCATTAAGCAAGCACAACCTGCCATTGAGAGCTTCTTACTGCAGAGACCAGAGCACCAATTTAAGTGGCTATCGATTATCGACAACTGGAAGGCACGGAGAAAGCTCAAGGAGGACATAAGATGCATTGACAGTCCGTTCACAGAACTTTTGGAGAGGAAGGAGAGATATGGCTTGAGATTTATGAGAAGAGGTTCATCAAAGTTTGTCAATGAATCCCGAGATGGCATTATTTCACCAGTACCTCGCATGATTCACAGCTACCTCAGGGCGAAGCCAGATATATCTCGTGAGGTACATGGTAAATTGGGATTACTATGCACTCATTTGCACGATATGAATAAACTTGTAGATGACGCAGAAATGATTGAAAGAAGATATATTTCCAGAATGGCTTGGTTGGAATTGGAACAAGTGAGTAATATTGTTAAACGTGCAGAGAACTCCGTGCAAACATTCATGAAAAGTTCAAAGAACGTAAGGATAAAGCAGATTCAATTCAGAACAAACGCTGAGACAATGCTTTGGCGGGAAATTGGCCAAATGGAGAATACTGTCAATCTTGTTACAAGGACCATAAAAGCGTGCAACATTAAGTTTACGAAAGAGTCAAACTCAGTGGTCGgtttggaagaagatgtacaTGAACTGGTGTCACGACTGACAACCAACAACGAACATCACCgttttatttccattttcggCATTGAAGGCATAGGTAAGACAACATTGGCAAAGGAAATCTATAACCATGCAGATGTTGCAACACACTTTCCTCAACGTGTATGGATCTCTCTACCTGGCGAGTCCATTGAATCCTGGGTCCAAAAGGTACGTGATAATGAGAGGTATCTTATAATTCTAGACAACATCTCGACAAAAGAAGAGTTGGAAGCAGCTCGGGAGGTAGAATCTCAAGTAGCATCACCAAGTGGAAGCAGAATTCTGCTCACTATAAGAGACAGAAATTTGGTTCCCGAAATTAGCAGTCCTCCCCACCACCTTCCTCTACGAACCAAAGAAGAGAGCTGGAAGTTACTTAACCAGATGGTGCACTTTCGTCCAAAAGAGGAAGTGAAAGCAAAGGAAATTTTAGGCAAGTGTGGGGGTTTCCCACTCGCCATTGTACGCCTTGGATATCTAATATATTGGAATGCTGTGAATGATGTTGAGGAGTTGGAAAGGATGATCAAGCAGAAAGAGAAACCAATGTTAGAAACTTACCCTACTACCATAGAGTCCATAAAAGGGAGCCTTCCCGAATCTGATCTTCATATGTTTAAGTGCCTATCTTACTTGAAACTCTTCCCAATGGAGATCGAAATTCCTGCAAGGAGATTAATCGCTTTGTGGATTGCAGAAGGGTTGGTAAAAGTGGAAAAGAAGACAGAATCCCCTGAATCTGAAGATGTTGCAAATGTGTATCCAGAATCTGAAGATGTTGCAAATGAGTATCTAACGGAGTTGATTAATCGGGACATGATTCAAGTAGTCAAAAGAAAGCTTAATGGTACAGTCAAGACATGCTGCTTACCCTATAGTCTACGAGAACTCGAGTTGTACAAGAGTTCAGGGTGGattgttaattttaaaagaaataatccAAGTACCACTTCTATTCCTGGTAAAAGCTCTCGAAACGATTATCGAGGTTTGCCCTCCATTCTAACCTTTGATACTCGAGAAGAAGAAGTGGGTAACTTTCTTAGAAAGAGCATTGCAGACGGTTGCTTCCGAAGGCTACAGGTTCTTGATCTTGAACGTCTGTTTAGACCTAAATTGCCAGACAAGTTAGTAAAATTACGTCAGTTGAGGTATCTAGGCTTGAGGTGGACTTGCCTTGGATCAATCCCATCATCCATTGGTAAATTGGTGAAACTCCAAACCTTAGATATGAAGCATACATCTGTCCGAACTCTCCCTAGGTCAATATGGAAACTGCAAGAACTTCGAAACCTATACTTAAACCAGAATTGTCGAAGTAGACTTGAGCATCATCAAGGTGTTAATTCCTTGCAGAATCTCCGGACATTATGGGGTTTATTTGTGGATAAGGATAGTCCGTTGAAAGATGGGCTGGACAAGGTGACCAACCTCAGAAAATTGGGATTGGCATTCCAGTTAGGGCAGGAAGAGCAAAAGGCATTAGCAAACTGGATTAAAAAGCTGAAGTACCTTAAGTCTTTAAGAATAAGATCAATTGGGAAAACGGGAGAACCCTGTGATCTGATGTGCATGCCTTTGAAGGACCTCAACCATCTCTCCAGCCTAAATTTGTTTGGGAAGCTAACTTCTTCCACCATAGCTGAATGTGAATTCCTCAGAAACCTCACTGACCTTACTTTGTCAGCCTCTTCTCTTAAAGATGATCCAATGCACAAATTAGGGAGGCTCCCCAACCTTAAATTACTATGTTTTTACTCTGATTCTTATATAGGTGAAAAGATGCATTGCCTCGCAGATGGCTTTCCTCAGCTTTTAGTTTTAAGGTTGTGGAATCTGGTGAATCTAGTAGTTTGGGATGTAGAGGAGAAGGCAATGCAAAAGCTCAGGGAGTTGGAGATAAGATCCTGCAAAAATTTGGAGATCCTAACAGGGTTGGAACACTTGAAGACTCTCCTTGAATTGAAGTTGACTGATATGCCACAAGCCTTAGCTGAAAAGTTTGCCAAAAATAAGAGGCAACTTTGGGATGACGTTCTCCACTCCCCAACAATCATTGCAGCTAACTGA
- the LOC117620944 gene encoding uncharacterized protein LOC117620944 produces the protein MQLFPERVIKIWSLWELRVAVLISLGLQSILILIGKWRKHSTKDYLRIVLWLAYLLAESTATFSLGILSNSQEDSQGDSVNPDYVITAFWAPFLLLHLGGPDIIAAYSSEDNELWMRHLLRLGSQLLVASNVLFRAWSSEALNFLALPMFIVGIIKSGERTWVLRSASSEQFRDSMLQDPDPGPNYDRYMEDYSSRRDEGFRVELGTFSASKAATDSDQSREPAADDDSSQNDPINKAYTFFESSKKLCAGLILNFHDVDNSQNFFQATNFEKAFKVIEIELGFIYDVFYTKAVLVYSGLGGILRCITFFLTVSVLLIFLFTEKQAYREMDVIITYIMLAGAIVLEIYALIILLSSDWTKLWLNKNKHTNTVACVVNKNKHTNEHTNTVACVVGFLHKTVSYLPLVNNKSWSNSLGQYELIKFCLKTKPAKCILFKKDCYINTYLEKHRYKKYSKVPIDFVKQLIFKQLLEKSATAKSFKDRKELCAGRGDKVLDKKGLKILGWTINDAEFDQSILLWHIATDLYATILISMKKTNIVKQGRNCRTKIVKQVGYCRTTCCTF, from the coding sequence ATGCAGCTTTTCCCAGAACGGGTGATCAAAATCTGGAGCCTGTGGGAGCTTCGTGTTGCAGTACTAATCAGCCTCGGCTTGCAAAGCATCCTAATCCTAAttgggaaatggagaaagcaTTCAACCAAAGACTACCTCAGAATTGTTTTGTGGCTCGCTTACTTGTTGGCTGAGTCAACTGCAACATTTTCACTCGGCATACTCTCCAACAGCCAAGAAGACTCTCAAGGTGATTCTGTAAACCCAGACTATGTAATAACAGCATTTTGGGCACCCTTTCTTCTCTTGCACCTTGGTGGCCCAGATATTATTGCTGCTTATTCCTCAGAAGACAATGAGTTGTGGATGAGGCACTTGCTTAGGCTAGGTTCCCAGTTGCTTGTAGCTTCCAATGTCTTATTCAGAGCATGGTCTAGTGAAGCCTTGAATTTTTTGGCATTACCAATGTTCATAGTTGGGATTATAAAGTCTGGGGAGAGGACTTGGGTTTTAAGATCTGCAAGCAGTGAGCAATTTAGAGATTCTATGCTCCAAGATCCTGACCCCGGTCCGAATTATGATAGATACATGGAAGACTACAGCTCAAGGAGAGATGAGGGCTTCAGGGTGGAACTTGGCACATTCAGCGCATCCAAAGCTGCCACAGATAGCGATCAATCACGCGAACCTGCAGCTGATGATGACAGTAGCCAAAATGATCCAATAAACAAAGCTTACACTTTCTTTGAAAGTTCAAAGAAGCTCTGTGCTGGTCTCATCCTCAACTTCCATGATGTAGATAACAGCCAAAACTTCTTCCAAGCCACAAACTTTGAGAAAGCTTTTAAAGTTATTGAGATTGAGCTAGGTTTCATATATGATGTGTTTTATACTAAAGCAGTCCTCGTTTATTCTGGCCTTGGTGGCATTCTCCGTtgtattactttttttttaacagtttcAGTACTcctaattttccttttcaccGAGAAGCAAGCATACAGGGAAATGGATGTGATTATCACATATATTATGTTGGCAGGAGCTATCGTCCTGGAAATTTATGCTCTAATCATACTGCTTTCCTCAGACTGGACAAAGCTGTGGCTGAATAAGAACAAGCACACAAATACGGTGGCTTGTGTGGTGAACAAGAACAAGCACACGAATGAGCACACAAATACGGTGGCTTGTGTGGTGGGTTTCTTGCATAAAACTGTTTCATACCTCCCATTGGTTAACAACAAGAGCTGGTCTAATTCCTTAGGACAATACGAGCTCATAAAATTTTGTCTTAAGACTAAGCCAGCTAAGTGCATTCTTTTCAAGAAGGACTGTTACATAAATACGTATTTAGAGAAGCATCGGTACAAAAAGTACAGCAAAGTACCCATAGATTTCGTAAAGCAGTTGATATTTAAGCAGCTCCTAGAGAAATCAGCAACTGCCAAGAGTTTCAAGGATCGGAAAGAATTATGTGCTGGAAGGGGTGACAAGGTGCTCGACAAAAAAGGTCTAAAGATACTTGGCTGGACCATTAATGATGCTGAATTTGACCAGAGCATCCTTCTTTGGCATATTGCTACAGATCTATATGCTACAATTCTGATCTCAATGAAGAAAACCAACATTGTCAAGCAAGGAAGAAATTGCCGAACAAAAATTGTCAAGCAAGTAGGCTATTGTCGAACTACATGTTGTACCTTTTAG